The DNA region AATCGTAATAAATCCTCCGGTCGACACCTCGGCTTTCAAATGGCTTGGTCAACAGGATTACTACCTCTCCACAGCAAGACTGGAAAAATACAAACGCGTGGACCTCATTGTGACGGCATTTAAAAAAATGCCTGACAAAAAACTGATAGTGACTTCAGGTGGCTCGGAATTAAAGAATCTGCAAAAACTGGCAGGCAATGCCCCCAACATATCTTTCACCGACTGGATAGATCACGAAGAGCTTATCAGACTTATGGGCAATGCCATTGCAACTATCTATATGCCTAAAGATGAAGATTTTGGAATGAGTCCTGTGGAATCTATGGCAGCGGGAAAGCCGGTAATTGGGGTTAATGAAGGTGGGGTCATGGAGACTGTTATGGATGGCGAGACTGGTATATTCGTTAAAACTGAGGTTAGAGATATTGTGCGGGGGGTTGGCAAGCTGTCCCCCCAAAAGGCTTTAAATGTCAAAGAGACTTGCAAGAAGAGGGCTGACGAATTTAATACTGATAATTTTTTAGTTAATCTAAAAAAACACATTAATCAGAACAACTGAGGACGTGATGCCACATGAATCGCTCGGAGACATGACTCCAGTCGAATATGTCCAAACTCATTCACCCCAAGAAAACTCTACTTACGGGTGGCACTAACTTGGGGAGGTTTGCGCCTTCCCCCATCCCTTGGACCACTAATCGGCCTTTTTAAAGTGGAATCCGCCATCCCGGTTTGGTCTGGTTGGCAGTAGCCGTTGTGGAGCGGAGCCCGTCCCCGGAGGGGCGGCCCGAAGGGCCGAGGGCGGAGCGGAACAACGGCTATGCGCCTGTCAATGAACTGTTAAATTGGTTCTGTATACATCGGCGGGAGTTCGCTTGTCCAACGATGAATGCCCGCGCTCTTCATTATAGTAACGAAAATAGCGTGTCAGGCCATGGTATAGCTCAATCCCGTCAGAGTAAGCCTTGGGATATACATCCTCGTATTTCACCGTCCACCACAGCCTTTCTATAAAAACGTTATCCAAAGCCCGGCCTTTTCCGTCCATACTGATAGCAATTTCATTTTCCTGTAAAACGCCGGTGAGTTCCTGACTCGTGAACTGCGAACCCTGATCCGTGTTGAAGATTTCGGGGCTGGCAACGAGCAACGCCCTCTGTAAGGCATCCACACAAAAGGAACTATCCATTGAATTGGATAATTCCCATGCCAGAACATAGCGGCTCCACCAGTCTATCACTGCGA from Desulfovibrio sp. JC022 includes:
- a CDS encoding glycosyltransferase, producing MGGAEKTTLVMQEAFPNSKICVDFFNRNSFKKLGETDIIELGKPSTCQPLNAIKGIQNFKRKTGFLKDYDLVIYSGSYAPCAVQNQVKGKKVLYCHTIPRFAYDLYSHYFENIPRAARSIFKMLVAYVRKNYERAFSEMDLVIANSQNVRSRIQKYLNADAIVINPPVDTSAFKWLGQQDYYLSTARLEKYKRVDLIVTAFKKMPDKKLIVTSGGSELKNLQKLAGNAPNISFTDWIDHEELIRLMGNAIATIYMPKDEDFGMSPVESMAAGKPVIGVNEGGVMETVMDGETGIFVKTEVRDIVRGVGKLSPQKALNVKETCKKRADEFNTDNFLVNLKKHINQNN